From Acidipropionibacterium acidipropionici, one genomic window encodes:
- a CDS encoding ParB/RepB/Spo0J family partition protein — protein MAARHQGLGRGFGEFFQRTDLETDEAVQEPDVSRETLTSQTNEPHEAARDAAADESGTPHLNGETITTDGTDTGKVSSATGGTGETDDSISRPSGGSTNAPNQDDGPTSGPSGLDAGTPLADGSRLQLIPVGKIHPNPRQPRRVFDEEALLELSESIAEVGLLQPVVVTPDDGDTFELVMGERRWRASRLAGLDTIPTIVRVTDAQDMLRDALLENLHRSQLNPLEEAAAYHQMLDDFGCTQEELSQRIKRSRSRIANTLRLMKLPRSIQRYLLDGTLTAGHARALLSLDDREEQEHIANKIVDEGLSVRATEAMVQKADAGRTEVKPHTRRKPGADEEAMKIASRLADVYDTDVTVKRTKTRGSGRIVLTFEDEDDLKRIMGILERDAAVAP, from the coding sequence ATGGCTGCCAGACACCAGGGACTTGGCAGGGGCTTCGGTGAGTTCTTCCAGCGGACCGACCTGGAGACCGACGAGGCCGTCCAGGAGCCGGACGTTTCACGTGAAACATTGACGAGCCAGACGAACGAGCCGCACGAGGCGGCTCGCGATGCCGCCGCCGATGAGTCTGGCACTCCCCATCTGAACGGGGAGACCATCACCACGGATGGTACGGACACCGGGAAAGTCTCGTCTGCGACGGGTGGCACCGGCGAGACCGATGATTCAATCTCCCGTCCCTCCGGCGGCTCGACGAACGCCCCGAACCAGGACGACGGGCCCACGTCGGGACCCTCCGGGCTCGATGCCGGTACCCCCTTGGCCGACGGGTCGCGACTTCAGTTGATACCAGTGGGCAAGATCCATCCGAATCCACGCCAGCCCAGACGCGTCTTCGACGAGGAGGCGCTCCTCGAACTGTCGGAGTCCATCGCCGAGGTCGGTCTCCTCCAGCCCGTGGTGGTGACGCCTGACGACGGCGACACATTCGAGCTGGTCATGGGTGAACGCCGTTGGAGAGCATCACGCCTGGCCGGCCTCGACACGATCCCGACGATCGTGAGGGTCACAGACGCCCAGGACATGCTGCGCGACGCTCTCCTGGAGAACCTGCACCGGTCACAGCTCAACCCCCTGGAGGAGGCCGCGGCCTATCATCAGATGCTCGACGATTTCGGGTGCACTCAGGAGGAGCTCTCCCAGCGCATCAAGAGGTCGCGGTCCAGGATCGCCAACACCTTGCGCCTGATGAAACTGCCCCGGTCCATTCAGCGGTATCTCCTCGACGGCACTCTCACAGCGGGCCATGCCCGGGCTCTGCTGAGCCTGGATGACCGTGAGGAGCAGGAACACATCGCGAACAAGATCGTGGATGAGGGGCTCTCGGTGCGTGCCACCGAGGCGATGGTGCAGAAGGCTGACGCCGGCCGTACCGAGGTGAAGCCGCATACCAGGCGGAAACCGGGCGCCGATGAGGAGGCGATGAAGATCGCCTCGCGGCTCGCTGATGTCTACGACACCGACGTCACCGTCAAACGCACGAAGACCAGGGGCAGTGGAAGGATCGTCCTCACTTTCGAGGACGAGGACGATCTCAAGCGGATCATGGGGATCCTTGAGCGAGACGCTGCCGTAGCCCCGTGA
- a CDS encoding DNA polymerase ligase N-terminal domain-containing protein, which yields MDVIQEPLFPLPGDDDSGGVTPSRPHPSRSRRRRRDKVADGGGRPARRRAAGGVAAAGDDADESVQEPSGTLDRPSFVIQTHAAHSLHQDFRLEANGVLVSWALPKGVPTGAQNRLAVQTDDHPLSYATFEGDVEASGHLMSHVEIWDQGVYEIHEWQDAKIVVTLHPAEDAGGLHGQPLTLILLHTGRPDLQDWLMRRVVRTRSS from the coding sequence GTGGACGTCATTCAGGAGCCCCTCTTCCCCCTGCCCGGGGACGACGACTCCGGTGGCGTGACGCCGAGCAGGCCGCACCCTTCGCGATCGCGCCGACGTCGTCGTGACAAGGTGGCGGACGGCGGCGGACGGCCGGCGCGGCGACGAGCTGCCGGCGGAGTCGCTGCTGCTGGGGACGATGCGGACGAGTCCGTTCAGGAGCCTTCCGGAACCCTTGACAGGCCGTCGTTCGTCATTCAGACGCATGCCGCACACAGCCTCCATCAGGACTTCCGCCTCGAGGCCAACGGCGTCCTGGTGAGCTGGGCGCTGCCCAAGGGAGTACCCACCGGGGCGCAGAACCGGCTCGCCGTCCAGACCGACGACCATCCCCTCTCCTACGCCACATTCGAGGGTGACGTGGAGGCGTCAGGGCATCTCATGAGCCACGTGGAGATCTGGGACCAGGGCGTCTACGAGATTCACGAGTGGCAGGACGCGAAGATCGTCGTCACCCTGCACCCCGCCGAGGACGCGGGTGGGCTGCACGGCCAGCCGCTGACCCTCATCCTCCTCCACACAGGCCGCCCGGACCTTCAGGACTGGCTCATGCGGAGGGTCGTTCGGACACGGAGCTCCTGA
- a CDS encoding DUF3817 domain-containing protein has translation MPDQHPIDDVTSDEFYDDPPAGSRRPGVGSRAASGEAPDPASEPSVAPAAAAAASATGQDVVEDMDEPWITPEEIPSVRGALLRYRVMAYVVGTLLILLVCIAMPLKYAADMPTMVNVVGVAHGWLYAVLLITAYMLGRRAGWPLTRLLLIALAGTVPFLSFVAEHYARKDVQRRIAETQEYYRTVE, from the coding sequence GTGCCTGATCAGCATCCGATTGACGACGTCACCAGCGACGAGTTCTACGACGACCCGCCGGCCGGGTCCCGGCGGCCCGGGGTGGGCTCCCGAGCGGCCTCCGGCGAGGCCCCCGACCCCGCATCAGAGCCCTCTGTCGCCCCGGCCGCGGCAGCGGCTGCGTCGGCCACGGGCCAAGACGTCGTGGAAGACATGGACGAGCCCTGGATCACGCCGGAGGAGATTCCCTCGGTGCGCGGCGCGCTGCTGCGATACCGCGTGATGGCCTACGTGGTGGGCACCCTTCTCATTCTGCTGGTGTGCATCGCGATGCCGCTGAAGTACGCCGCAGACATGCCCACAATGGTGAACGTGGTCGGTGTCGCCCACGGCTGGCTCTACGCCGTGCTCCTCATCACGGCCTACATGCTGGGCCGCAGGGCGGGATGGCCGCTGACCCGCCTGCTGCTCATCGCGCTCGCCGGAACCGTCCCCTTCCTGTCTTTCGTCGCCGAGCACTACGCCCGCAAGGACGTCCAGCGCAGGATCGCCGAGACCCAGGAGTATTACCGCACCGTGGAGTGA
- a CDS encoding SURF1 family protein, whose product MTEVPREDGGRSGRMGVRLKQVLIVLVGLVLAVVMTFLGLWQMSVFESQRAGTAQARVAQPVVSWSGDQARRGQAGDAYGRRVSVTGTYVASTQVLVGENWPLRVVTGLRMSSGETIPVVRGAVNQGERIAAVPKGTVKVTGVLLASDGQPSGPTTSRVAIPAKVEPALRLEVLAQDWPQPLVPGYLTVSSDAAKAAGMRGAELPLPETDGGERNRGYALQWWAFAAFALGMSIVFARSAGRKGRSGGEGGPRGRRSSGGS is encoded by the coding sequence ATGACTGAGGTGCCCCGGGAGGACGGCGGGCGCTCCGGGCGGATGGGGGTCCGGCTCAAGCAGGTGCTCATCGTGCTCGTCGGCCTCGTGCTGGCCGTCGTGATGACCTTCCTGGGGCTGTGGCAGATGAGCGTCTTCGAGTCCCAGCGCGCCGGCACCGCCCAGGCGAGGGTCGCCCAGCCGGTCGTCAGCTGGTCGGGCGATCAGGCTCGGCGCGGCCAGGCCGGGGACGCCTACGGACGCCGGGTGTCGGTCACCGGAACCTATGTGGCGTCGACCCAGGTGCTGGTCGGCGAGAACTGGCCGCTGCGGGTGGTCACCGGGCTGAGGATGTCGTCGGGAGAGACGATCCCGGTGGTTCGTGGCGCGGTGAACCAGGGTGAGCGGATCGCCGCCGTCCCGAAGGGCACGGTGAAGGTGACGGGAGTGCTGCTGGCCTCCGACGGACAGCCGTCGGGGCCGACGACGTCCAGGGTCGCCATCCCGGCGAAGGTCGAGCCGGCGCTGCGGCTGGAGGTGCTGGCCCAGGACTGGCCCCAGCCGCTGGTGCCCGGCTATCTCACGGTCTCCTCGGACGCCGCGAAGGCGGCCGGGATGCGGGGCGCCGAACTGCCGCTGCCGGAGACCGACGGCGGCGAGCGCAACCGCGGCTACGCCCTCCAGTGGTGGGCCTTCGCCGCCTTCGCTCTGGGGATGTCGATCGTCTTTGCCCGTTCGGCGGGACGCAAAGGCCGCTCGGGCGGCGAGGGAGGCCCTCGCGGCCGGCGGAGCTCCGGCGGGTCCTGA
- a CDS encoding D-alanine--D-alanine ligase family protein, whose protein sequence is MKHPVVVLAGGLSHQRDVSLRSGHNVATALRRAGHEVTEADVDSNLVATLLGIDGVVAFPMLHGGVGEDGSLREVLNLLQIPYVGSGPGTSRMAYDKSIGSRMAAAAGVRTPRQVALPHDVFRELGASALVAALADHVGLPLIVKPARGGSSLGVSRVDDVAGLPQAMATAYAYDDLVVVEQFIEGTELAIGMITTRQGTEVLPAVEIRPVGGVYDYAAMYTAGETRLTAPADISPAAASEAEEIARTAAQVLDLSGISRVDAIVGKDGHPVFLEAGVAPGMTDTSLVPVGMQAAGLDLAEVCSRLVSDAAGDDLDRDDD, encoded by the coding sequence ATGAAGCACCCTGTTGTCGTGCTCGCCGGTGGCCTGAGCCATCAGCGTGACGTCTCCCTGCGTTCGGGCCACAATGTCGCCACCGCTCTACGCCGGGCGGGTCATGAGGTGACGGAGGCCGACGTCGACTCGAATCTGGTCGCCACCCTGCTCGGGATCGACGGCGTCGTCGCCTTCCCGATGCTGCACGGCGGCGTCGGGGAGGACGGATCCCTACGGGAGGTGCTCAACCTGCTCCAGATCCCCTACGTCGGTTCGGGGCCGGGGACCTCCCGGATGGCCTACGACAAGTCGATCGGCAGCCGGATGGCGGCCGCGGCAGGGGTGCGGACACCGCGGCAGGTGGCCCTTCCCCATGACGTCTTCCGCGAGCTCGGGGCATCGGCCCTGGTGGCCGCCCTGGCCGATCACGTCGGACTCCCCCTCATCGTCAAGCCCGCCCGCGGCGGCTCCAGTCTCGGCGTCTCCAGGGTGGACGACGTCGCGGGACTCCCCCAGGCGATGGCCACCGCCTACGCCTACGACGACCTCGTGGTGGTCGAGCAGTTCATCGAGGGAACAGAGCTTGCCATCGGCATGATCACGACCCGCCAGGGCACCGAGGTGCTCCCGGCCGTGGAGATCCGCCCGGTGGGAGGCGTCTACGACTACGCCGCGATGTACACCGCCGGGGAGACCCGTCTCACCGCCCCCGCCGACATCTCGCCGGCGGCCGCCTCCGAGGCCGAGGAGATCGCCCGGACGGCCGCTCAGGTGCTCGACCTCAGCGGCATCTCCAGGGTCGACGCCATCGTCGGCAAGGACGGCCACCCCGTCTTCCTGGAGGCCGGCGTCGCTCCCGGGATGACCGACACCTCCCTGGTGCCGGTCGGCATGCAGGCGGCCGGTCTTGATCTGGCCGAGGTGTGCTCCCGACTCGTGTCCGACGCCGCCGGGGACGATCTGGACCGAGACGATGACTGA
- a CDS encoding aminotransferase-like domain-containing protein, protein MTPHETQHDQPRQTRVDTTFDHFHDLYAVRTLGLKTSPVRALFAVANRPEVVSLAGGMPNIADLPLDVVGDAIRDLIGTRGTQAMQYGSGQGEPEIRERICEVMSVEGIDADPDDVTVTCGSQQALDLVTRIFCDPGDVVMAESPSYVGALNTFASYQAEVIHVGMDEQGIDPESLREKVSGARRAGKKVKFLYTIPNHSNPSGISQSEQRRRELVEEARRLDLLVIEDNPYGLLNLDGEPLPTLRSMSPDNVVYLGSFSKTFAPGFRVGWALAPRFVRERLVLAQESATLCPPVFSQFAVATYLANWDWRGQVRSFIDMYRERRDAMLSALAEHMPEGTTWTRPSGGFFVWLTMPGGLDSAAMLPRAVTELVAYTPGTAFYADGRGQENIRLSYCYPTPERIEVGVDRLAGVIRRELDIRATFGVGASSGRHPRDMGPRPDSV, encoded by the coding sequence ATGACTCCCCACGAAACCCAGCACGATCAGCCTCGCCAGACCAGGGTCGACACGACCTTCGACCACTTCCACGATCTCTACGCGGTCCGGACACTCGGTCTCAAGACCTCCCCCGTCCGCGCCCTCTTCGCGGTGGCCAACCGGCCCGAGGTCGTCTCCCTGGCCGGCGGCATGCCGAACATCGCCGACCTGCCCCTGGACGTCGTCGGCGACGCCATCCGCGACCTCATCGGCACCCGCGGCACCCAGGCCATGCAGTACGGCTCGGGCCAGGGGGAGCCGGAGATCCGCGAGCGGATCTGCGAGGTGATGTCGGTCGAGGGGATCGACGCCGACCCGGACGACGTCACCGTCACCTGCGGCTCCCAGCAGGCCCTCGACCTGGTCACCAGGATCTTCTGCGATCCCGGCGACGTCGTGATGGCCGAGTCCCCCTCCTACGTCGGGGCGCTCAACACCTTCGCCTCCTATCAGGCCGAGGTGATCCACGTCGGCATGGACGAGCAGGGCATCGACCCCGAGAGCCTGCGCGAGAAGGTCAGCGGAGCCCGGCGGGCCGGCAAGAAGGTGAAGTTCCTCTACACGATCCCGAACCACTCGAACCCCTCGGGCATCTCCCAGTCGGAGCAACGGCGTCGGGAACTCGTCGAGGAGGCCCGCCGACTCGACCTGCTCGTCATCGAGGACAACCCCTACGGTCTGCTCAATCTGGATGGCGAGCCGCTGCCGACGCTGCGTTCGATGTCGCCCGACAACGTCGTCTACCTCGGATCCTTCTCCAAGACCTTCGCCCCCGGGTTCCGGGTCGGCTGGGCGCTCGCGCCGCGATTCGTCCGCGAACGCCTGGTGCTGGCCCAGGAGTCGGCGACCCTCTGCCCGCCGGTCTTCAGCCAGTTCGCGGTGGCCACCTACCTGGCGAACTGGGACTGGCGCGGGCAGGTGCGCTCCTTCATCGACATGTACCGCGAGCGCCGCGACGCGATGCTGAGCGCGCTGGCCGAGCACATGCCCGAGGGCACAACGTGGACCCGCCCCTCCGGCGGCTTCTTCGTGTGGCTGACGATGCCCGGCGGCCTCGATTCCGCGGCGATGCTGCCCCGCGCCGTCACCGAGCTGGTCGCCTACACCCCCGGGACCGCCTTCTACGCCGACGGTCGCGGCCAGGAGAACATCCGGCTGTCCTACTGCTACCCCACTCCCGAGCGGATCGAGGTGGGCGTCGACCGGCTGGCCGGTGTGATCCGCCGCGAGCTCGACATCCGCGCCACCTTCGGGGTGGGCGCCTCCTCGGGCCGCCATCCCCGCGACATGGGTCCCCGCCCGGACTCGGTGTGA
- a CDS encoding GntR family transcriptional regulator has protein sequence MSTAVPTPDPRADEPFIPDIDLDRDSSEPLYQQIAKPLEDLILSGTLASGRLIEDEVSMAQRLHVSRPTARRALQDLVGRGLLTRRRGAGTRVTPSHVRRTLSLTSLNDDLLKAGFKPRTDVVSYEVRLADEDEADLLHCEPGDEIVRIERVRMIEDRPLAFMTNLLPVQGAPTLTQLSRSGLYACLEDRGIHPVAASQSVGARTADAQDAEHLGIAAGSALLTMQRTAYDANENVIEYGSHIYNAALYSFQFNLTGD, from the coding sequence ATGAGCACCGCCGTACCCACGCCCGACCCTCGGGCGGACGAACCGTTCATTCCTGACATCGATCTGGACCGCGACTCCTCCGAGCCGCTCTACCAGCAGATCGCCAAGCCACTGGAGGACCTCATCCTCTCGGGCACCCTGGCCTCGGGGCGTCTCATCGAGGACGAGGTGTCGATGGCCCAGCGCCTCCACGTCTCCCGCCCGACCGCCCGCCGGGCTCTTCAGGACCTGGTCGGCCGAGGGCTGCTGACCAGACGCCGCGGCGCCGGCACCCGCGTCACCCCGTCTCATGTGCGCCGCACACTCTCCCTCACCTCGCTGAACGACGACCTGCTCAAGGCCGGTTTCAAGCCGCGCACCGACGTCGTCAGTTATGAGGTGCGCTTGGCCGACGAGGACGAGGCCGACCTGCTGCACTGCGAGCCCGGCGACGAGATCGTGCGGATCGAACGGGTCCGGATGATCGAGGACCGTCCACTGGCCTTCATGACGAACCTCCTGCCCGTCCAAGGCGCGCCCACCCTCACCCAGCTCAGCAGGTCCGGTCTCTACGCCTGCCTCGAGGACCGCGGAATCCACCCGGTCGCGGCCTCCCAGTCCGTCGGAGCCAGGACCGCCGACGCCCAGGACGCCGAGCATCTCGGCATCGCGGCCGGATCGGCCCTGCTCACCATGCAGCGCACCGCCTACGACGCCAACGAGAACGTCATCGAGTACGGCTCCCACATCTACAACGCCGCCCTCTACTCATTCCAGTTCAATCTCACGGGTGATTGA
- a CDS encoding CoA-acylating methylmalonate-semialdehyde dehydrogenase produces MKTIKQWVDGAYYEGTPTGRFPVENPATGQVEAELLQASEEDLDHVVEVAREAQKKWARYSLAKRTAIMFRMRQLVLDHQDEMARMIVAEHGKNYSDAIGEIQRGRETLDFATEINVALKGEYSSDISTGVDIHTVRQPVGVVAGIVPFNFPAMVPMWMHPLAIATGNAFILKPASATPSASLLTAELYKEAGLPDGVFNVLAGNRTMVTKVLEHPGIDAISFVGSTPVAHIVQNTGVTHGKRVQALGGANNHAIVMPDADLDFAAQHISASAFGAAGERCMALPVVVAVGGCGPELAAKVKTHAEAIKVGEGMGEGIEMGPVIDAKAKERITGLIDDAEQRGATVVMDGRGLRIPGYESGHFLGPTILGDVPLEAPVYTEEVFGPVLAIVNADSYAEAIEIVNSSPFGNGSAIFTNDGGVARRFTLEVEAGMVGVNVPIPTPVAYYSFGGWKESLLGDTHIHGPEGVRFYTKAKAITTRWPSERTFNATMSFEREE; encoded by the coding sequence ATGAAGACAATCAAGCAGTGGGTCGACGGGGCCTACTACGAGGGCACCCCCACCGGACGCTTCCCGGTCGAGAATCCCGCCACTGGACAGGTCGAGGCCGAGCTGCTCCAGGCGAGCGAGGAGGACCTGGACCACGTCGTCGAGGTGGCTCGCGAGGCCCAGAAGAAGTGGGCGCGCTACTCCCTCGCCAAGCGCACCGCCATCATGTTCCGGATGCGCCAGCTGGTCCTCGATCACCAGGACGAGATGGCGAGGATGATCGTCGCCGAGCACGGCAAGAACTACTCGGACGCGATCGGCGAGATCCAGCGCGGCCGGGAGACCCTGGACTTCGCCACCGAGATCAACGTCGCGCTCAAGGGCGAGTACTCCTCCGACATCTCCACCGGCGTCGACATCCACACCGTCCGCCAGCCGGTAGGAGTGGTCGCCGGCATCGTGCCCTTCAACTTCCCGGCCATGGTGCCGATGTGGATGCACCCGCTGGCGATCGCCACCGGCAACGCGTTCATCCTCAAGCCGGCGTCCGCCACCCCCTCGGCCTCGCTGCTCACCGCCGAGCTGTACAAGGAGGCCGGGCTGCCCGACGGCGTCTTCAACGTCCTGGCCGGAAACCGCACCATGGTGACCAAGGTGCTCGAGCACCCCGGGATCGACGCCATCTCCTTCGTGGGCTCCACCCCGGTGGCCCACATCGTCCAGAACACCGGCGTCACCCACGGCAAGCGGGTGCAGGCCCTGGGCGGGGCGAACAACCACGCCATCGTGATGCCCGACGCCGATCTGGACTTCGCCGCCCAGCACATCTCGGCGTCGGCCTTCGGAGCGGCCGGCGAGCGCTGCATGGCGCTGCCCGTCGTCGTCGCGGTGGGCGGCTGCGGCCCCGAGCTGGCCGCCAAGGTCAAGACCCACGCAGAAGCCATCAAGGTCGGCGAGGGGATGGGCGAGGGAATCGAGATGGGACCGGTCATCGACGCGAAGGCCAAGGAGCGGATCACTGGCCTCATCGACGACGCCGAGCAGCGCGGCGCCACGGTCGTGATGGACGGCCGCGGGCTGAGGATCCCCGGTTATGAGTCCGGGCACTTCCTGGGGCCGACCATCCTCGGCGACGTCCCGCTGGAGGCGCCGGTCTACACCGAGGAGGTGTTCGGGCCGGTGCTGGCCATCGTCAACGCCGACTCCTACGCCGAGGCCATCGAGATCGTGAACTCCTCGCCCTTCGGCAACGGTTCGGCGATCTTCACCAATGACGGCGGGGTGGCCCGCCGCTTCACCCTGGAGGTGGAGGCCGGAATGGTCGGGGTCAACGTGCCGATCCCGACGCCGGTCGCCTACTACTCCTTCGGCGGCTGGAAGGAGTCGCTACTGGGAGACACCCACATCCACGGGCCGGAGGGCGTGCGCTTCTACACCAAGGCCAAGGCGATCACCACCCGCTGGCCCTCTGAGCGAACCTTCAACGCGACGATGTCCTTCGAGCGCGAGGAGTGA
- a CDS encoding sugar phosphate isomerase/epimerase family protein codes for MASKARNTNDSKYSKLAIGVCPDQWGVWFPDDPKQIKPRQAMQEMAEAGFEILETGPFGYFPTDPKELTRWTDEFGLKVVAGTGWGILHKPEEWKTTQDWFRKIAETHAAVGAEYIVHLPPLYRDDKTWEWTDDRVLSPEAWKTYIENANRLGEMLLDEFNLKMVLHPHGDSHIETPEEIARIFEATDPRYVNLCLDTGHIVYGGGDPIELIKQYPDRITYVHIKAFDPDITREAHEKDWPFGEAVAKGASVRPPAGQPDMKQLVDALAALDKDIYVVCEQDLYPCDPGLPKPNAIATREYLADCGLGLK; via the coding sequence ATGGCCTCCAAGGCACGCAACACCAACGACTCGAAGTACTCGAAGCTGGCCATCGGCGTCTGCCCCGACCAGTGGGGCGTCTGGTTCCCCGACGACCCCAAGCAGATCAAGCCGCGCCAGGCCATGCAGGAGATGGCCGAGGCCGGCTTCGAGATCCTGGAGACGGGCCCCTTCGGCTATTTCCCCACCGACCCGAAGGAACTGACGAGGTGGACCGACGAGTTCGGCCTCAAGGTGGTCGCCGGCACCGGATGGGGCATCCTGCACAAGCCCGAGGAGTGGAAGACCACCCAGGACTGGTTCAGGAAGATCGCCGAGACCCACGCCGCTGTGGGTGCGGAGTACATCGTCCACCTGCCCCCGCTGTACCGCGATGACAAGACCTGGGAGTGGACCGACGACCGCGTCCTGTCCCCCGAGGCCTGGAAGACCTACATCGAGAACGCCAACAGGCTCGGCGAGATGCTCCTCGACGAGTTCAACCTCAAGATGGTGCTCCACCCGCACGGCGACTCCCACATCGAGACCCCCGAGGAGATCGCCCGGATCTTCGAGGCCACCGATCCCCGCTACGTGAACCTGTGCCTGGACACCGGCCACATCGTCTACGGCGGCGGCGATCCGATCGAGCTCATCAAGCAGTACCCCGATCGCATCACCTATGTGCACATCAAGGCCTTCGACCCCGACATCACCCGGGAGGCCCACGAGAAGGACTGGCCCTTCGGCGAGGCCGTCGCCAAGGGGGCGTCGGTCCGTCCCCCGGCCGGACAGCCCGACATGAAGCAGCTCGTCGACGCCCTGGCCGCCCTCGACAAGGACATCTACGTCGTCTGCGAGCAGGACCTCTACCCCTGCGATCCCGGCCTGCCCAAGCCCAACGCCATCGCCACCCGCGAGTACCTGGCCGACTGCGGCCTGGGCCTCAAGTGA
- a CDS encoding Gfo/Idh/MocA family protein, whose product MTVRIGLIGAGGMGRAHVDRITNELSGGKIVAVADINIEGARAVAEPLGAKAYGSGPELIADPDVDAVLIATFGKVHCPDVIAAIEAGKYVLCEKPLATTGEDCRRIMEAEQKAGKQLVTVGFMRRFDKGYNEMRELLNSGDLGYATLLHCRHRNPSVPENYTTRNMIDDTAIHEIDISRFLLGEEITSVRVDTPRSTSKKFAHLTDPLVLVAKTESGIRIDDEVNVNIQFGYSIECELVMEAGTASLSDQEHSRVRDSHGERHAICRSHVDRFHDAFNAEFQEWIRAVERDEHTGSTAWDGYAATVVVDAGIESLENGGKEVAVEMIDRPAFYA is encoded by the coding sequence ATGACCGTACGTATCGGACTCATCGGCGCCGGCGGCATGGGCCGTGCCCACGTCGACCGCATCACCAATGAGTTGTCCGGCGGGAAGATCGTCGCCGTCGCCGACATCAACATCGAGGGCGCCAGGGCCGTCGCCGAGCCCCTGGGGGCCAAGGCCTACGGGTCGGGCCCCGAGCTCATCGCCGATCCCGACGTCGACGCCGTGCTCATCGCGACCTTCGGCAAGGTCCACTGCCCCGACGTCATCGCCGCCATCGAGGCCGGCAAGTACGTCCTGTGCGAGAAGCCCCTGGCCACCACCGGCGAGGACTGCCGCAGGATCATGGAGGCCGAGCAGAAGGCCGGCAAGCAGCTCGTCACCGTCGGCTTCATGCGCCGCTTCGACAAGGGCTACAACGAGATGCGCGAGCTGCTCAACAGCGGGGATCTGGGCTACGCCACCCTGCTGCACTGCCGCCACCGCAACCCCTCGGTGCCCGAGAACTACACCACACGCAACATGATCGACGACACCGCGATCCACGAGATCGACATCTCGCGCTTCCTGCTCGGTGAGGAGATCACCTCGGTGCGCGTCGACACCCCGCGGTCGACGTCGAAGAAGTTCGCCCATCTCACCGATCCGCTCGTCCTGGTGGCCAAGACCGAGTCCGGGATCCGGATCGACGACGAGGTCAACGTCAATATCCAGTTCGGCTACTCCATCGAGTGCGAACTGGTGATGGAGGCCGGCACCGCCAGCCTCTCCGACCAGGAGCACAGCAGGGTCCGCGACTCCCACGGCGAGCGCCACGCGATCTGCCGCAGCCACGTCGACCGCTTCCACGACGCCTTCAACGCCGAGTTCCAGGAGTGGATCCGCGCCGTCGAGCGCGACGAGCACACCGGTTCGACCGCCTGGGACGGCTACGCCGCCACCGTCGTCGTCGACGCCGGGATCGAGTCGCTGGAGAACGGCGGCAAGGAGGTCGCGGTGGAGATGATCGACAGGCCCGCCTTCTACGCCTGA
- a CDS encoding sugar phosphate isomerase/epimerase family protein has product MVDIALDPNMYYFSMSTADSIRKAGELGYKYVELSPNEEFHFWQRYPKGNREFIEGLRKAEKESGVRVRTINPVQNWSSPDERERGYQVRNWRRILELADMLDVREIVSEFSGNPNTPRECEQAWFRSIEELAPDFEKYGIRLNMEAHPYDYIETHDEAYRTVAATDKDWIGYEFCCPHTFHLSNGVGDVERMITSSAPKLREVHVADTFNHLANDGNRYIINPPGVDARVHQHNAIGNGEVPWDRVFSSLRGIHFDGVLSVCIFGWHEWADELNKKALERLQAEFGE; this is encoded by the coding sequence ATGGTTGACATCGCTCTTGATCCGAATATGTACTACTTCTCCATGTCCACGGCCGACAGCATCCGCAAGGCCGGCGAACTGGGCTACAAGTATGTGGAGCTCTCCCCCAATGAGGAGTTCCACTTCTGGCAGCGCTACCCCAAGGGGAACCGCGAGTTCATCGAGGGGCTCAGGAAGGCCGAGAAGGAATCTGGTGTGCGGGTGCGCACCATCAATCCGGTGCAGAACTGGTCCAGCCCCGACGAGCGCGAACGCGGATATCAGGTGCGCAACTGGCGCCGCATCCTCGAGCTGGCCGACATGCTGGACGTCCGCGAGATCGTCTCGGAGTTCTCCGGCAACCCGAACACCCCTCGCGAGTGCGAGCAGGCCTGGTTCAGGTCCATCGAGGAACTGGCCCCCGACTTCGAGAAGTACGGGATCAGGCTCAATATGGAGGCCCACCCCTACGACTACATCGAGACCCACGACGAGGCCTACCGCACCGTCGCCGCCACTGACAAGGACTGGATCGGCTACGAGTTCTGCTGCCCGCACACCTTCCACCTGTCGAACGGCGTCGGCGACGTCGAGCGCATGATCACATCCAGCGCCCCGAAGCTGCGCGAGGTGCATGTCGCCGACACCTTCAACCACCTGGCCAATGACGGGAACCGGTACATCATCAACCCACCGGGTGTTGACGCCAGAGTGCACCAGCACAATGCGATCGGCAACGGCGAGGTGCCGTGGGACCGGGTCTTCTCCTCACTGCGCGGGATTCACTTCGATGGAGTGCTCTCGGTGTGCATCTTCGGCTGGCATGAATGGGCCGACGAGTTGAACAAGAAGGCCCTGGAGCGTCTTCAGGCCGAATTCGGAGAGTAA